One genomic window of Vicinamibacteria bacterium includes the following:
- a CDS encoding HAMP domain-containing sensor histidine kinase, whose protein sequence is RYNLLSLSVSNRSLRHFASILILLLLILVAGPVLGASGDPVFHRVLAWGLFLGVLAGLFFDPVTRWASRRSPRMARLLGRSISPGQVAQLTQELQDLDLSEEELKRRVASRVSEWTGADVHFARAADAKASLFWSYFADSDTAAFNRLHAPSIELADALVSSELHAVFPVRVSESLEAVLVIASSAVGGGYEDGEMESIQLVLNQLGAAVEIRRLLEARLAWERRQAEQERLSMLGMVSASLAHELKNPLSSMKALAQTVREELARDDPESEQAKDLSVIVEQVDRLNGVAREVLDFARPGPDAERTRLSDVIEAAAYVLDHEARRRGISIDRGAVGADGEAPGTPATWQTVVFNLMLNAIRHAPDGSTVRLRLGSDGEAVKFECENEGAPMEQTVAARLFEPFVSGEGGTGLGLALVGRRVKELGGVIELVNEPDHIVFRIVV, encoded by the coding sequence CGCTACAACTTGCTGAGCCTGTCGGTGTCCAATCGCAGCCTGCGCCATTTCGCGAGCATCCTGATTCTCTTGCTCCTGATCCTCGTGGCCGGTCCTGTGCTCGGTGCTTCCGGCGATCCGGTTTTCCACCGTGTTCTTGCCTGGGGCTTATTCCTCGGCGTGCTCGCTGGCCTTTTCTTCGACCCGGTCACCCGGTGGGCGTCTCGCCGGTCGCCCCGGATGGCGCGCTTGCTCGGGCGCAGTATTTCGCCGGGACAAGTCGCTCAGTTGACCCAGGAGCTGCAAGATCTCGACCTTTCGGAAGAAGAGCTCAAGCGGCGGGTGGCCAGTAGGGTGAGCGAGTGGACGGGCGCCGACGTCCATTTCGCGAGAGCGGCGGATGCGAAAGCTTCCTTGTTCTGGTCGTACTTCGCCGATTCCGACACCGCGGCGTTCAACCGTCTGCACGCGCCTTCCATCGAGCTTGCCGACGCGCTCGTCTCGAGCGAGCTGCACGCCGTGTTTCCCGTTCGCGTTTCCGAAAGTCTCGAAGCGGTTCTCGTCATCGCTTCCAGCGCGGTTGGCGGAGGCTACGAGGACGGCGAGATGGAAAGCATCCAGCTCGTGCTGAATCAGCTTGGCGCGGCGGTCGAGATCCGGCGCCTCTTGGAGGCCCGCCTGGCGTGGGAGCGAAGGCAGGCCGAGCAGGAACGGCTTTCCATGCTCGGGATGGTATCGGCGTCGCTGGCCCACGAGCTCAAGAACCCCCTTTCCTCCATGAAGGCGCTGGCGCAGACGGTTCGAGAGGAGCTCGCGCGGGACGATCCCGAGAGCGAGCAGGCCAAGGACTTGAGCGTTATCGTCGAGCAGGTGGACCGCTTGAACGGTGTCGCTCGGGAGGTGCTCGATTTCGCTCGGCCGGGACCAGACGCGGAGAGGACGAGGCTTTCCGACGTCATCGAGGCCGCAGCCTATGTTCTCGATCACGAGGCCCGTCGACGAGGCATTTCGATCGATCGTGGAGCGGTCGGTGCCGACGGCGAGGCGCCCGGAACCCCGGCCACCTGGCAAACGGTCGTATTCAATCTCATGTTGAACGCCATCCGTCACGCTCCCGACGGATCGACGGTACGACTCCGACTGGGAAGCGATGGTGAAGCGGTGAAGTTCGAGTGCGAGAACGAAGGAGCGCCGATGGAGCAGACCGTCGCCGCGCGCTTGTTCGAACCCTTCGTATCCGGCGAGGGAGGCACGGGTCTCGGGCTGGCCCTCGTTGGGCGGAGAGTCAAGGAGCTCGGTGGAGTGATCGAGCTCGTCAACGAACCGGACCACATCGTCTTCAGGATCGTGGTATGA
- a CDS encoding sigma-54 dependent transcriptional regulator: MTRQKPHVLVCDDESAARRGAMRALGSSSYDFTECESGADCLQALAREAFDLVLLDLRMPEMDGMAALGEIQKLPAPPPVVVVTADAGLKTAIDAVKAGAEDFVAKPYEIDALRHVVKKTLEQSLLKRENWSLENEVRRLRGTGQIVGESDAMARLLDAIDRVAPSRATVLVTGESGTGKELVAQRIHALSVVSRGPFVTVNCAAIPESLVESELFGHRRGAFTGALRDRAGKFQEAHGGTLFLDEIGDMTLDAQAKLLRALQEGEVEPLGGGRSVRVRVRVVAATHRDLKERVEQGRFRDDLLFRLRVIEIPVPPLRERNSDITLLARHFLASFGNGKLELGPDAVASLRAYDWPGNVRELRNAVERASIFCRDGIVRSADLPHEVVGGGAEPVASTAWDPGDDFQTAKQRVVERFERDILTKALQKHRGNVSRAASALGLHRQNLQQKLRHLGIAAGSFRESSD; this comes from the coding sequence ATGACTCGACAAAAACCGCACGTTCTCGTCTGTGACGACGAGTCCGCTGCTCGACGTGGCGCTATGCGCGCCCTCGGTAGCTCCAGCTACGACTTCACCGAATGTGAGAGCGGTGCCGACTGCCTGCAAGCACTCGCTCGCGAGGCCTTCGATCTCGTGCTGCTCGACCTGCGCATGCCGGAGATGGACGGCATGGCGGCACTCGGGGAGATCCAGAAGCTTCCGGCGCCTCCGCCCGTCGTCGTCGTGACCGCCGACGCCGGATTGAAGACCGCGATCGACGCGGTCAAAGCGGGTGCCGAGGATTTCGTAGCCAAGCCCTACGAGATCGACGCGCTCCGCCACGTCGTCAAAAAGACCCTCGAGCAGAGCCTGCTGAAACGCGAGAACTGGAGCCTCGAGAACGAAGTGCGCCGCCTCCGGGGAACGGGTCAGATCGTGGGTGAATCGGATGCGATGGCTCGACTGCTCGATGCCATCGACCGTGTGGCGCCGTCGAGAGCGACGGTGCTCGTCACCGGCGAGAGTGGCACGGGAAAAGAGCTCGTGGCGCAGCGAATCCATGCACTTTCCGTCGTGTCACGAGGCCCTTTCGTGACCGTGAACTGTGCGGCTATTCCCGAGAGCCTGGTGGAGAGCGAGCTCTTCGGCCACCGTCGCGGCGCCTTCACCGGGGCGCTTCGCGATCGGGCGGGCAAATTTCAGGAAGCACACGGCGGCACGCTCTTTCTCGACGAGATCGGTGACATGACGCTCGACGCCCAGGCCAAGCTTCTCCGTGCTCTGCAGGAGGGCGAGGTCGAGCCGCTCGGCGGTGGACGATCCGTCCGGGTCAGAGTTCGCGTCGTCGCGGCCACGCATCGCGATCTGAAAGAGCGCGTGGAACAAGGAAGGTTTCGTGATGACCTGCTGTTTCGGCTAAGAGTGATCGAGATCCCGGTGCCTCCTCTTCGCGAGCGCAATTCTGATATCACGCTCCTGGCGCGGCACTTTCTCGCGAGCTTCGGAAACGGCAAGCTCGAGCTCGGCCCCGACGCCGTGGCGAGCCTTCGCGCTTACGACTGGCCCGGAAACGTGCGCGAGCTTCGAAACGCGGTGGAGCGCGCCTCGATCTTTTGCCGCGACGGAATCGTGCGCTCGGCCGACCTGCCGCACGAGGTGGTAGGAGGCGGGGCAGAGCCCGTGGCTTCGACCGCATGGGATCCAGGAGACGACTTCCAGACCGCCAAGCAGAGGGTCGTCGAGCGGTTCGAAAGAGACATCCTCACGAAGGCTTTGCAGAAACACAGGGGCAACGTCTCCCGAGCGGCGAGCGCTCTCGGTCTCCACCGGCAAAACCTCCAGCAAAAGCTGCGGCACCTGGGTATCGCTGCAGGGTCGTTTCGAGAATCGAGCGACTGA
- the ileS gene encoding isoleucine--tRNA ligase, giving the protein MTNDPRFLKADAIVDFPASEEAIRAIWKERRIFEKSIEQRQGKEWFVWHDGPPTANGKPHNGHALTRVFKDIFPRYRAMRGYYVPRKAGWDTHGLPVEVEVEKELGIHGKAEIEAYGVEAFIKKCMESVFRYTRDWERMTEQMGHWVDLDEAYVTYHKSYVESVWWALSELFDQNLLYQGHKVVWWWAQGGTALSSAEVGLGYKTVDDPSVYVAFPLVDEPDTSLLVWTTTPWTLPSNMYAAVKPDIDYVVVEDSGRKLVVAAALREAIGAKLGRELPVVRELKGEALLEKRYRPPFADYFDRLGNEQARTKSGEMTPLFWKVLAADFVELDQGTGLVHEAPAFGEVDHDLHREVVAQYEDPASVPLLCAIGPDGKFTDEVPSLSGKWVKDADKDIVRHLKDSGLLVHQETYRHEYPFCWRADDDPLIQFARPAWFIRTTALIDSAIANNRAVNWIPEHIKEGRFGDFLANNVDWALSRERYWGTPLNIWVNDVTGRMVAPRSVAEILKKNPNAFASFAEAKKKNPDLSEHLIVHKPWIDDVTFEEPGEEGTYRRVPEVIDCWFDSGSMPFAQWGYPHTGKEIFDEMFPADFIVEAIDQTRGWFYSLLMISTLVFDRPYPHPYETCIVLGHVNDREGKKESKSKGNYTPPEVILEKVAMDFAVVESDEAQEGKVLIAREDLEGLDLRDGARVQLYRPGAPDHRRELQLFASKGLPRRVAVVRKQVLSELGLRAAEKGMKLIPADVPRLPDEQRVTIEDPATPAPGADAFRWFFLAGNPPWNAKRLSLGNVRALQKEFPIKLRNVYSFFTIYASIDDFDPEQDRGRHPVDRPFLDRWILSELSKLNDDLIADLDQYRTYEAARKLTDFVDALSNWYLRRSRSRFWASGREPDKIDAYATLYEVLVTLSQLAAPFVPFMTEDMYQNLIRRQLGERAPESVHLADYPEPDTRRIDRRLNEEMAVVRDIVSLGLRVRTDNRLKVRQPLAKAEITLSHADLDERVRQYADLIAEELNVHEVRFVHGAEEHVEYRVKPNFRSLGPKVGKKMPDLKRALAEADGSALRAKLLADGEATIEGVTLGLEDVEVVVQAKPGYAAAGDETAVVVLETELTPELLEEGKYRELLNRIQTFRKDLGLEYTQRIRLAIVGGESLRRILEKHREHLMKETLCLDLSTDGLDGGTTREVEIEGEKATITLTKA; this is encoded by the coding sequence ATGACCAACGACCCTCGCTTTCTCAAGGCCGATGCCATCGTCGATTTCCCCGCGAGCGAAGAGGCGATCCGCGCTATCTGGAAAGAGCGTCGCATCTTCGAGAAGAGCATCGAGCAGCGCCAGGGCAAGGAGTGGTTCGTCTGGCACGACGGTCCGCCGACCGCCAACGGTAAACCCCATAACGGTCACGCTCTGACCCGCGTCTTCAAAGACATCTTCCCCCGCTACCGCGCGATGCGGGGCTATTACGTGCCCCGCAAGGCGGGGTGGGACACGCATGGGCTTCCCGTCGAGGTCGAGGTCGAAAAGGAGCTCGGTATCCACGGCAAGGCCGAGATCGAAGCCTATGGCGTGGAAGCCTTCATCAAGAAGTGCATGGAGTCGGTGTTCCGCTACACCCGCGACTGGGAGCGGATGACGGAGCAGATGGGCCACTGGGTCGATCTCGACGAGGCCTACGTGACGTATCACAAGAGCTACGTCGAGAGCGTGTGGTGGGCCCTGTCGGAGCTGTTCGATCAGAACCTCTTGTATCAGGGTCACAAGGTAGTCTGGTGGTGGGCGCAGGGAGGAACCGCCCTTTCCTCGGCCGAGGTCGGGCTCGGCTACAAGACCGTGGACGATCCTTCGGTCTACGTGGCGTTTCCTCTCGTCGACGAGCCCGACACGTCTCTCCTCGTGTGGACGACGACTCCCTGGACGCTTCCATCCAACATGTACGCGGCGGTGAAGCCAGACATCGACTACGTCGTCGTCGAGGATTCGGGGCGCAAGCTCGTCGTGGCCGCCGCGCTGCGAGAGGCAATCGGCGCGAAGCTCGGGCGGGAGCTTCCCGTCGTCCGCGAGCTGAAAGGTGAAGCGCTTCTCGAGAAACGCTACCGGCCGCCCTTCGCCGACTATTTCGATCGCCTGGGGAACGAGCAGGCGCGAACGAAGAGCGGGGAGATGACGCCGCTCTTCTGGAAGGTTCTCGCCGCGGACTTCGTCGAGCTGGATCAAGGAACGGGGCTCGTGCACGAAGCGCCGGCGTTCGGCGAGGTCGATCACGACCTCCACCGCGAGGTCGTGGCGCAATACGAAGACCCCGCGTCGGTGCCGCTTCTGTGCGCCATCGGTCCAGACGGCAAGTTCACCGACGAAGTTCCGAGCCTGAGCGGCAAGTGGGTCAAGGATGCCGACAAGGACATCGTTCGTCATCTCAAAGACAGCGGCCTGCTCGTGCATCAGGAGACCTACCGGCACGAATATCCCTTTTGCTGGCGTGCCGACGACGATCCGCTCATCCAATTTGCCCGCCCCGCGTGGTTCATCCGCACCACGGCTCTCATCGACTCCGCCATCGCCAACAACCGCGCCGTAAACTGGATTCCCGAGCACATCAAAGAAGGCCGTTTCGGGGACTTTCTCGCCAACAACGTGGATTGGGCTCTTTCGCGAGAGCGCTACTGGGGAACGCCTCTCAACATCTGGGTGAACGACGTCACCGGACGCATGGTCGCTCCGCGCTCGGTGGCGGAAATCTTGAAGAAGAACCCGAACGCCTTCGCCTCTTTCGCGGAAGCCAAGAAGAAGAACCCCGATCTCTCCGAGCATCTCATCGTCCACAAGCCCTGGATCGACGACGTGACCTTCGAGGAGCCGGGGGAAGAAGGGACCTACCGGCGCGTTCCCGAGGTCATCGACTGCTGGTTCGATTCGGGAAGCATGCCCTTCGCGCAGTGGGGTTATCCGCACACGGGAAAAGAGATCTTCGACGAGATGTTCCCCGCGGACTTCATCGTCGAGGCGATCGACCAGACCCGCGGCTGGTTCTACTCGCTTCTCATGATTTCGACTCTGGTCTTCGACCGACCCTACCCCCACCCCTACGAGACCTGCATCGTGCTCGGCCATGTCAACGATCGCGAGGGTAAAAAAGAATCGAAATCCAAGGGGAACTACACGCCGCCCGAGGTCATTCTCGAGAAGGTTGCGATGGACTTTGCCGTGGTGGAATCCGACGAGGCTCAAGAGGGCAAAGTCCTCATCGCCCGAGAGGACCTCGAGGGGCTCGACCTCCGTGACGGCGCCCGAGTGCAGCTTTATCGTCCCGGCGCTCCTGACCACCGACGGGAGCTGCAGCTCTTTGCCTCGAAGGGGCTACCGAGGCGTGTCGCGGTAGTACGGAAACAGGTGCTCTCGGAGCTCGGCCTCCGAGCGGCGGAGAAGGGAATGAAGCTCATTCCCGCCGACGTTCCCAGGCTTCCCGACGAACAGAGGGTCACCATCGAAGACCCGGCTACACCCGCGCCCGGAGCCGACGCGTTCCGATGGTTCTTTCTCGCGGGGAATCCTCCCTGGAACGCGAAGCGTCTTTCTCTGGGCAACGTCCGTGCGTTGCAGAAAGAGTTTCCCATCAAGCTCCGCAACGTCTATTCGTTCTTCACGATCTACGCCTCGATCGACGACTTCGATCCCGAGCAGGATCGCGGCCGGCATCCGGTCGATCGGCCGTTCCTCGATCGCTGGATCCTCTCCGAGCTCTCGAAGCTCAATGACGATTTGATTGCCGATCTCGATCAATATCGGACGTACGAAGCCGCGCGCAAACTGACGGACTTCGTCGACGCCCTCTCCAACTGGTACCTGAGGCGGAGTCGAAGCCGCTTCTGGGCCTCGGGGCGCGAGCCCGACAAGATCGACGCCTATGCGACGTTGTACGAAGTGCTGGTGACGCTCTCTCAGCTCGCGGCGCCCTTCGTGCCCTTCATGACCGAGGACATGTACCAGAACCTGATTCGCCGTCAGCTCGGAGAGCGCGCGCCGGAGAGCGTGCATCTTGCGGATTACCCCGAGCCCGATACGAGGCGCATCGACCGGAGACTCAACGAAGAGATGGCGGTGGTTCGCGACATCGTCTCGCTGGGGCTGAGAGTTCGCACCGACAACCGTCTCAAGGTTCGGCAGCCACTGGCGAAGGCGGAGATTACACTGTCGCATGCGGATCTCGACGAGCGCGTACGCCAATACGCGGATCTCATTGCCGAAGAGCTGAACGTCCACGAGGTGCGCTTCGTCCACGGCGCCGAAGAGCACGTGGAGTACCGCGTGAAGCCGAACTTCCGTTCTCTCGGACCCAAGGTGGGGAAGAAGATGCCCGATCTCAAGAGGGCTCTCGCCGAGGCCGATGGAAGCGCGCTCCGGGCGAAGCTTCTGGCAGATGGCGAGGCGACGATCGAAGGAGTCACACTCGGCTTGGAAGACGTCGAGGTCGTGGTGCAGGCGAAGCCGGGTTACGCGGCGGCCGGTGACGAGACCGCGGTGGTCGTCCTCGAGACCGAGCTCACCCCAGAGCTCCTGGAAGAAGGGAAGTACCGCGAGCTCCTGAATCGCATCCAGACCTTCCGCAAGGATCTAGGTCTCGAATACACGCAGCGCATCCGTC